From a region of the Pongo abelii isolate AG06213 chromosome 9, NHGRI_mPonAbe1-v2.0_pri, whole genome shotgun sequence genome:
- the LOC100439999 gene encoding olfactory receptor-like protein HbA1 encodes MANENYTKVTEFIFTGLNYNPQLQVFLFLLFLTFYVISVTGNLGMIVLIQIDSRLHTPMYFFLSHLSFVDICFSSVVSPKMLTDFFVKRKAISFLGCALQQRSFGFFVAAECFLLASMAYDHYVAICNPLLYSVAMSQRLCIQLVVGPYVIGLMNTMTHTTNAFHLPFCGPNVINHFFCDMSPLLSLVCADTRLNKLAVLIMAGAVGVFSGLTILISYIYILMAILRIRSADGRYKTFSTCSSHLTAVFILYGTLFFIYVCPSASFCLDLNKVVSVFYTAVIPMLNPLIYSLRNKEVKDAIHRTFTQRKFCKA; translated from the coding sequence ATGGCCAATGAAAACTACACAAAGGTCACCGAATTCATTTTCACAGGCTTGAATTACAACCCTCAGTTGCAGGTCTTCCTCTTCCTACTCTTTCTGACTTTCTATGTCATCAGCGTAACTGGAAACTTGGGAATGATTGTCCTCATCCAAATCGATTCCCGCCTTCACACACCCATGTACTTTTTCCTCAGCCACCTGTCCTTTGTGGACATCTGCTTCTCCTCAGTCGTGAGCCCCAAGATGCTCACTGACTTCTTTGTGAAGAGGAAAGCCATTTCTTTCCTTGGCTGTGCTTTGCAGCAGCGGTCCTTTGGGTTCTTTGTGGCAGCAGAATGTTTCCTCTTGGCGTCCATGGCCTATGACCACTATGTGGCCATCTGTAACCCATTGTTATACTCAGTTGCTATGTCCCAGAGGCTCTGCATCCAGCTAGTGGTGGGTCCCTATGTCATTGGACTCATGAACACCATGACTCACACGACAAATGCATTTCATCTCCCTTTTTGTGGCCCTAATGTCATCAATCATTTCTTCTGTGATATGTCCCCCTTACTTTCCCTTGTATGTGCTGATACAAGGCTCAATAAGTTGGCAGTTCTCATCATGGCTGGAGCTGTGGGAGTCTTCAGTGGTCTGACTATCCTGATCTCCTACATTTACATTCTCATGGCCATCCTGAGGATCCGCTCTGCTGATGGGAGGTACAAAACCTTTTCTACTTGCTCTTCTCACCTGACAGCTGTTTTCATCCTGTATGGTAcccttttctttatttatgtatgtCCTAGTGCAAGTTTCTGCCTGGATCTCAACAAAGTGGTGTCTGTGTTTTACACAGCAGTGATTCCTATGTTGAACCCACTTATCTACAGCTTGAGAAACAAGGAAGTCAAAGATGCCATCCACAGGACTTTCACTCAGAGGAAGTTTTGCAAGGCCTAA